A portion of the Deltaproteobacteria bacterium genome contains these proteins:
- a CDS encoding alpha/beta hydrolase, with the protein MSAQQVIGPTSHYFYSQRLKLHYVDWGNPDKPLLVLVHGGRDHARNWDWVAQALRSDYHIIVPDLRGHGDSEWARGSEYTMVEYVVDIAQLLSQLDTFPVRLIGHSLGGGIVLQYTGVYPEKVSKVVSIEGLGPPPEMIEQQSKHAHERMQRWIAEMRNLAGRLPRRYKTLDEAVQRMREANQRLSEEQAYHLTVHGLCRNEDGTYTWKFDNYVRAQSPYRFNLDDAWEIWGRITCPTLLFRGMESWASDPEKDGRIKAFQNARLVNVPRAGHWVHHDQLAIFLNEVRGFLRS; encoded by the coding sequence ATGTCAGCACAACAAGTTATCGGTCCCACTTCGCATTATTTCTATTCGCAGCGTCTCAAACTGCACTATGTTGATTGGGGCAATCCCGACAAGCCGCTGCTCGTGCTTGTCCACGGTGGGCGGGATCACGCACGCAATTGGGATTGGGTCGCCCAAGCTCTCCGTAGTGATTATCACATTATCGTTCCAGATCTCCGTGGTCACGGCGACTCAGAATGGGCACGCGGCAGCGAATACACAATGGTTGAGTACGTTGTGGATATCGCTCAACTGCTGTCACAACTTGACACTTTTCCGGTAAGGCTAATTGGCCACTCGCTTGGTGGCGGCATCGTTCTGCAATACACCGGTGTCTATCCAGAAAAAGTCAGTAAGGTCGTATCGATTGAGGGCCTCGGTCCACCACCAGAGATGATAGAGCAGCAGTCAAAACATGCGCATGAACGGATGCAGCGGTGGATTGCCGAGATGCGTAACTTAGCTGGGAGGCTCCCGCGTCGTTATAAGACGCTTGACGAAGCCGTGCAGCGCATGCGCGAAGCAAACCAACGCCTCAGTGAAGAGCAAGCGTATCACCTCACCGTCCATGGACTTTGTCGCAACGAAGACGGGACCTACACGTGGAAATTTGACAACTACGTCCGAGCGCAATCACCATACCGTTTTAATCTTGACGACGCATGGGAAATTTGGGGGCGGATTACCTGCCCCACTCTGTTATTTCGCGGCATGGAATCGTGGGCCTCAGACCCGGAAAAAGATGGACGCATTAAAGCATTCCAGAATGCCCGGCTCGTGAATGTTCCTCGTGCAGGTCACTGGGTTCATCATGATCAATTGGCAATCTTTCTAAACGAGGTACGAGGATTCCTCCGCAGTTAA
- a CDS encoding glucose 1-dehydrogenase, whose translation MAGRLDGKVALISGGARGMGECEARLFVREGAKVVIGDVLDEVGQKAAQGIVQQGGAATYIHLDVTQESDWQRAVEMAERAYGKLNVLVNNAGIVRMAPLDETSLEAWNEVININQTGVFLGMKHAIPAMRRAGGGSIINISSIAGLVGLSNIPAYQASKGAVRLLTKNAAVQYAQDKIRVNSIHPGRIETPMTAPLSPERRDMVLRMTPLGRDGKPEEVAYGVLYLASDESSFVTGSELVIDGGFTAR comes from the coding sequence ATGGCAGGACGACTCGATGGTAAAGTTGCATTGATTTCCGGCGGAGCACGCGGCATGGGGGAGTGCGAGGCACGCTTGTTTGTTCGCGAAGGCGCAAAGGTGGTTATAGGTGATGTCCTTGATGAGGTAGGCCAAAAGGCTGCGCAAGGAATTGTGCAACAAGGTGGTGCGGCAACCTATATCCATCTGGATGTGACACAAGAGAGCGACTGGCAACGAGCAGTGGAAATGGCCGAGCGAGCCTATGGCAAACTCAACGTTCTGGTTAATAACGCTGGTATTGTGCGGATGGCGCCGCTTGATGAAACCAGCTTGGAAGCGTGGAACGAAGTGATCAACATCAATCAGACTGGCGTGTTTCTAGGGATGAAGCATGCTATCCCAGCCATGCGGCGTGCTGGGGGCGGGTCGATTATCAACATCTCATCGATTGCTGGCCTCGTTGGTCTCTCGAATATCCCAGCGTATCAGGCAAGCAAAGGTGCTGTGCGGTTACTGACCAAAAACGCTGCGGTTCAATATGCGCAAGATAAGATTCGTGTGAACTCCATCCATCCAGGTCGTATCGAAACACCGATGACGGCTCCGCTCAGCCCCGAGCGACGCGATATGGTCTTACGCATGACACCACTCGGACGTGACGGCAAGCCTGAGGAAGTCGCTTATGGTGTCCTCTATTTGGCATCCGACGAGTCGTCGTTTGTGACAGGAAGTGAGTTAGTGATCGACGGTGGGTTTACGGCGCGGTAA
- a CDS encoding electron transfer flavoprotein subunit alpha/FixB family protein produces MGNVLVFAEHQKGKFPKSTLIALQAGKEAASKLGGNCIATVLGSGIDAAAKEISGYGVAKVIATDDPALANYLADAYASALEQLIKANDVSLLVATSTAVGKDLLPRVAARLGVGMATDVVTINADGTFKRPMYAGNALATVSLDGAVKVISVRGTAFDAAQPGGHAPVEKASINLDASAKKMQFVSFNEIKSDRPQLTEARIVVSGGRGLKSGENFTTYLEPLVDALGAAMGASRAAVDAGFVPNDLQVGQTGKVVAPELYFAVGISGAIQHLAGMKDSKVIVAINKDPEAPIFNVADYGLVADLFKAVPELTEEVKKLKG; encoded by the coding sequence GTGGGTAACGTTCTTGTTTTTGCTGAACATCAAAAAGGCAAATTTCCTAAGAGTACGCTGATCGCATTACAAGCAGGAAAAGAAGCGGCAAGCAAACTCGGCGGCAATTGTATCGCCACTGTTTTAGGGTCAGGCATTGATGCAGCAGCGAAAGAAATCTCTGGCTATGGAGTCGCTAAAGTTATTGCTACCGATGACCCAGCGCTCGCCAATTACCTCGCTGATGCTTATGCCTCAGCACTCGAACAACTAATCAAAGCGAACGATGTCTCGTTGTTAGTCGCCACATCAACCGCTGTGGGCAAAGACCTGTTGCCACGAGTGGCTGCACGTCTCGGGGTTGGTATGGCCACCGATGTGGTTACGATTAACGCCGACGGCACGTTTAAGCGACCGATGTATGCAGGTAACGCACTGGCAACGGTCTCACTCGATGGTGCAGTAAAAGTCATCTCGGTTCGGGGAACGGCATTCGATGCTGCGCAACCTGGTGGACACGCCCCTGTAGAAAAAGCGAGTATTAATCTCGATGCTAGCGCGAAGAAAATGCAATTCGTCTCTTTTAATGAGATCAAGTCTGATCGTCCACAACTGACCGAAGCACGCATTGTCGTGTCTGGCGGTCGCGGTTTGAAGTCGGGAGAGAATTTCACCACCTATTTGGAACCGCTCGTTGATGCACTCGGTGCAGCGATGGGTGCAAGCCGCGCGGCCGTCGACGCGGGTTTTGTTCCGAACGACCTGCAAGTTGGCCAAACCGGAAAAGTTGTCGCACCAGAATTATACTTTGCGGTTGGCATTTCCGGCGCGATCCAACATCTGGCAGGTATGAAAGACTCCAAGGTGATCGTCGCGATCAACAAAGATCCCGAAGCACCAATCTTCAACGTCGCCGATTATGGTCTCGTTGCCGACCTCTTCAAAGCTGTCCCCGAGCTGACGGAGGAAGTGAAGAAGCTCAAAGGATAA
- a CDS encoding electron transfer flavoprotein subunit beta/FixA family protein yields MKTLVTVKRVPDPETTIRVKPDGSGIVTDNVKYVINPFDEIAIEEALRIKEKLGGEVVLASIGTKVVTEQLRTGLAMGADRAVLIISEQELDSLAVARVFTKLVETEKPDLVIMGKQAIDDDSNQAGQMLAALLDWPQATFASKVELAADQKSAQVTREVDGGLETIGFSLPGIITADLRLNEPRYASLPGIMKARKKEIKEVAIASLGAEMTPQLKVQKLEPPAKKQAGKKLETVQALVDSLHTEAKVI; encoded by the coding sequence GTGAAAACGCTAGTTACGGTCAAGCGCGTTCCTGACCCTGAGACAACGATTCGCGTAAAACCCGATGGCTCAGGAATCGTTACTGACAACGTGAAGTACGTCATCAACCCATTCGATGAAATCGCAATTGAAGAAGCATTACGCATCAAAGAAAAACTCGGCGGTGAAGTGGTCCTTGCCAGTATTGGCACCAAGGTTGTTACCGAACAACTCCGCACCGGGTTAGCAATGGGCGCTGATCGGGCAGTTTTGATTATCAGCGAACAAGAACTCGACTCACTGGCAGTGGCTCGTGTTTTTACCAAACTGGTTGAGACCGAAAAACCGGACCTCGTCATCATGGGCAAACAAGCAATCGATGACGACTCCAATCAAGCTGGCCAGATGCTTGCCGCCCTTCTTGATTGGCCTCAAGCAACATTCGCCTCAAAAGTCGAACTCGCTGCGGATCAGAAGTCAGCCCAAGTTACTCGCGAGGTCGATGGTGGATTAGAAACGATTGGCTTCTCTTTACCGGGCATTATTACTGCTGACCTCCGTTTGAATGAACCTCGCTATGCCTCACTGCCAGGTATCATGAAAGCTCGGAAGAAAGAGATTAAAGAGGTTGCGATTGCCAGCTTAGGTGCTGAGATGACCCCACAACTGAAAGTACAAAAGCTCGAACCCCCAGCCAAGAAACAAGCTGGCAAGAAACTGGAAACCGTCCAAGCGCTCGTGGATTCGCTCCACACTGAAGCGAAAGTCATCTAA
- a CDS encoding IclR family transcriptional regulator, translating to MVRREKSNYIIQAVAHALDVLEQFHGDAELGVTELSKRLRLHKNNVFRILATLESRGYIEQNRSTENYRLGTRCLQMGQSYIQHMGLLRQARPIMADVVKACHESAYVTVMRKGKVVPLDMVDSDQPVRIVSHVGESLPLYCTAAGKIHLAFEPAEEIQRNFPEGLERYTENTIVDRRILVEQLKEVATVGYALENGEYLADVRTIAVPIRDYTRTVVGSLAVSGPAYRIPSERIEKELSPLVLNAGHELSVRLGYNA from the coding sequence ATGGTTCGCCGTGAAAAGAGCAATTACATTATCCAGGCTGTAGCTCATGCCCTGGATGTGCTTGAGCAGTTCCACGGTGATGCAGAGTTGGGAGTCACAGAACTTAGTAAGCGATTACGACTTCATAAAAACAATGTTTTTCGAATTCTCGCGACGCTTGAATCACGCGGTTATATTGAGCAGAACCGATCAACTGAGAACTATCGTTTAGGAACACGTTGTTTGCAAATGGGGCAAAGTTACATCCAACACATGGGGTTACTCAGGCAAGCACGTCCGATTATGGCGGATGTTGTCAAAGCATGTCATGAAAGCGCGTATGTAACCGTCATGCGCAAAGGAAAAGTTGTTCCCCTTGATATGGTCGATTCTGACCAACCAGTCCGTATCGTCTCCCACGTTGGGGAATCACTTCCGCTGTACTGCACGGCTGCCGGAAAAATTCATCTTGCCTTTGAACCAGCTGAAGAAATTCAACGCAACTTTCCAGAAGGACTCGAGCGTTACACTGAAAACACAATTGTTGACCGTCGGATCTTGGTCGAACAGTTAAAAGAAGTTGCTACTGTGGGCTACGCACTGGAAAACGGTGAGTATCTTGCTGACGTACGTACCATTGCAGTCCCCATCCGAGATTACACACGTACTGTAGTTGGAAGCCTTGCTGTAAGCGGTCCCGCGTATCGTATTCCTTCTGAACGGATTGAGAAGGAACTCTCGCCTTTGGTACTTAACGCCGGACATGAACTCTCAGTTCGCTTAGGCTATAACGCATAG
- a CDS encoding N-formylglutamate amidohydrolase, translating to MSYSLDNVIALFTANHAASLHLGQIAKNVLLYMNNLFICQRSFIRDDLQLPPSFSNSEGMRQNNNAFELINLEGQFPLVLTCEHASYALPQEYQNLGLSPAEVQQHIGWDIGARSVVAYLAQTLDAPAICSRYSRLLIDCNRDLNDHDIIVKESDRTVIVGNCDVSPEERQNRIDTFYRPYHEAIDNLLAQRKNDQPVLLSIHSFTPVLGKKERRFDMGVLFDRYEDLAQEVGGRLGHDGHRVLYNEPYSGYDGLIFSARTHGERNDLVYLELEINNNLIATAEGARRMATVIGRVCRVLFPQPVGKAQA from the coding sequence ATGAGCTACAGCCTGGATAATGTAATTGCTCTTTTCACGGCGAACCATGCTGCCTCCTTGCACCTCGGTCAGATAGCAAAAAACGTTTTACTTTATATGAATAACCTGTTCATTTGTCAACGGAGTTTTATCCGGGACGACTTGCAACTTCCCCCCTCCTTCAGTAATTCAGAAGGCATGCGGCAGAATAACAATGCGTTTGAGCTGATTAATCTAGAAGGACAGTTTCCTTTGGTTCTGACCTGTGAGCATGCCTCCTATGCACTACCGCAGGAGTATCAGAACCTCGGCCTTTCGCCAGCAGAAGTTCAACAACATATCGGGTGGGATATTGGCGCACGTTCGGTTGTTGCTTATCTCGCGCAAACCCTTGATGCACCAGCAATTTGTTCTCGATATTCCCGCCTGCTGATCGATTGTAACCGTGATCTCAATGACCATGACATCATCGTGAAGGAAAGTGATCGTACGGTTATCGTAGGAAATTGCGATGTGTCACCAGAGGAACGGCAGAATCGCATCGATACATTCTACCGACCATATCATGAAGCAATTGACAATTTACTTGCACAAAGAAAAAACGATCAACCAGTTCTCCTGAGTATCCACAGTTTCACCCCTGTTCTAGGAAAGAAAGAACGTCGGTTTGATATGGGAGTGTTATTCGATCGTTACGAGGATTTAGCGCAGGAGGTTGGGGGACGGCTTGGCCATGATGGCCATCGTGTCCTCTATAACGAGCCATACTCAGGATATGATGGACTGATTTTTAGTGCCCGTACTCATGGCGAACGAAACGATTTAGTGTACCTTGAACTCGAAATAAATAATAATCTCATCGCCACGGCTGAGGGAGCACGACGTATGGCGACAGTGATTGGCCGTGTGTGCCGTGTCCTTTTTCCTCAGCCTGTTGGTAAAGCACAAGCATGA
- a CDS encoding methionyl-tRNA formyltransferase has product MRIILIGQAAFAEKTLEKLTTKGEEVLAVFCPPDAPGGKFDPVKQRAIQLGIPVHQHKTLKTPEVRDQFAALNADLAILAFVTQIVPPQVFNLPRYGSICFHPSLLPKYRGRSAINWALINGESKTGITLFWVDEGIDTGPILLQKEVDVGPDDTTGTLYFNKLFSVGVDAITESVDLIKAGNPPRIVQDESRANYDPPCGDEHGRIDWTQSAQVVYNRIRGCDPQPGAHTAWQGKMVRLYDCRLQSGSSAASPGQVTAIEGEDLHIAAPGGTIIAKKVRGDGGKIAASEFAKQSGIQVGARLG; this is encoded by the coding sequence ATGCGTATCATTCTTATTGGCCAAGCTGCATTTGCTGAAAAGACGCTCGAAAAACTGACTACCAAAGGCGAAGAAGTCCTTGCGGTATTCTGTCCGCCAGATGCTCCAGGCGGGAAGTTCGACCCAGTGAAACAACGCGCGATTCAGCTCGGGATTCCAGTACATCAACATAAGACCTTGAAGACGCCTGAAGTACGCGATCAGTTTGCAGCCCTCAATGCGGATTTAGCCATCCTTGCCTTTGTCACACAGATCGTGCCGCCACAGGTCTTCAACCTACCACGATACGGCAGCATCTGTTTTCATCCATCGTTGTTGCCAAAATACCGTGGTCGTAGCGCGATTAACTGGGCGTTGATCAACGGTGAATCGAAAACCGGTATCACCTTGTTTTGGGTTGATGAAGGAATAGATACTGGACCAATTCTTTTGCAGAAAGAAGTTGACGTCGGACCAGACGATACGACCGGGACATTATACTTCAATAAATTGTTCTCGGTTGGAGTTGACGCGATTACTGAGTCGGTTGACCTGATCAAAGCGGGCAATCCACCTCGTATCGTCCAAGATGAGTCACGAGCAAACTATGATCCTCCGTGTGGAGATGAACATGGACGGATTGATTGGACGCAGTCAGCCCAGGTTGTTTACAATCGGATTCGTGGATGCGACCCACAACCCGGAGCGCATACCGCATGGCAAGGGAAGATGGTGCGGTTGTATGATTGTCGGCTGCAATCGGGCTCATCTGCGGCGTCACCAGGACAAGTGACCGCAATTGAAGGCGAAGACTTACACATTGCTGCACCGGGGGGAACAATCATCGCGAAAAAAGTCCGTGGTGACGGTGGAAAAATTGCAGCGTCAGAGTTTGCCAAACAAAGTGGTATCCAGGTTGGTGCGCGGTTAGGCTAA
- a CDS encoding biotin/lipoyl-binding protein, with protein MKTTLHARGNALTVEYRQNGDEYTVTVGDTALQTQILATHEGALTLVVDGQLLHAHVVSDGPRTLVALDGHVYEFARGEKKSSHSRQREAGRLSPEIRSPMPGKILDVRVTEEANVETGQVLVVLEAMKMENALTAEGPARVRKIHVAAGELVELGQLLVELEFPQAATQGD; from the coding sequence ATGAAAACAACATTGCATGCACGGGGAAATGCGCTGACGGTCGAATATCGGCAGAACGGCGACGAGTACACTGTTACAGTGGGGGATACAGCGCTACAAACACAGATTCTCGCGACACATGAAGGTGCGCTAACGCTCGTGGTTGATGGGCAACTCCTGCACGCACATGTCGTCAGTGACGGACCGCGGACGCTCGTCGCTCTTGATGGGCACGTGTACGAATTTGCCCGTGGGGAAAAGAAAAGTTCTCACAGCCGTCAACGTGAAGCTGGGCGCTTGAGCCCAGAGATCCGCTCACCAATGCCGGGAAAAATTCTTGACGTTCGAGTGACAGAGGAAGCAAACGTTGAAACTGGACAGGTCCTGGTCGTTCTTGAAGCGATGAAAATGGAGAACGCGTTAACTGCAGAAGGACCTGCCCGTGTTCGCAAGATTCACGTTGCTGCCGGAGAACTGGTTGAACTCGGCCAACTGTTAGTCGAACTCGAATTCCCTCAGGCTGCAACACAGGGTGATTAG
- a CDS encoding acetyl-CoA carboxylase biotin carboxylase subunit, with amino-acid sequence MFKKILIANRGEIASRIAQTCRELGIATVAVYSEADRSSPHVYVADEALHIGPAPAKESYLNAEAIITAAQRTGAQAIHPGYGFLSENPTFARLVKEAGLTFIGPSPDALAAVGNKIFARQTVTKLGVPVVPALENPSRDPEVLQTQARDLGYPLLIKAASGGGGKGMRIVRDEKDLLEGVAAAEREALAAFAEGTVYLERYIERPRHVEVQILGDMHGTLIHLGERECSIQRRYQKILEETPSPAVNEKLREEMTAAALTVAKAAGYYNAGTVEFILDDSGHFYFLEVNARLQVEHPITEWITGLDLVREQIRIASGARLGFTQSDIQRRGHAFECRIYAEDPAHGFLPSPGKVLLWQAPTGPGVRVDAGVVSHTEVSVYYDPMIAKLSTWGQDREQARRRMESALRQCLVLGPTTNIPFLRDLLAHPAFIAGATHTGFLPEHFAQWQAEAAPRLNVAAFAAAVSHKQSTPQAAQSVQSASETPWQHLGGWRIGN; translated from the coding sequence ATGTTCAAGAAGATTCTCATCGCCAATCGCGGCGAGATTGCCAGCCGGATCGCACAAACGTGTCGTGAACTCGGTATTGCTACCGTTGCCGTATACTCTGAAGCTGATCGCTCCTCACCTCATGTGTATGTAGCTGATGAAGCGTTGCATATTGGTCCGGCGCCAGCGAAGGAAAGTTACTTGAATGCCGAGGCGATCATTACTGCCGCACAACGAACCGGCGCGCAGGCAATCCATCCAGGCTATGGCTTCCTATCGGAAAATCCCACCTTTGCCCGTTTAGTAAAAGAGGCTGGCCTTACCTTTATTGGCCCCTCGCCCGATGCCCTTGCTGCGGTTGGTAATAAAATCTTCGCTCGCCAGACAGTGACCAAGCTCGGAGTCCCGGTCGTTCCTGCGTTAGAGAACCCTTCGCGTGACCCTGAGGTTCTGCAGACACAAGCGCGTGACCTTGGTTATCCGCTTCTGATTAAGGCGGCCTCTGGCGGAGGTGGCAAAGGCATGCGCATCGTGCGCGACGAAAAAGACCTGCTCGAAGGAGTTGCTGCAGCCGAGCGCGAGGCACTTGCCGCGTTTGCCGAAGGAACAGTCTATCTCGAACGCTACATTGAACGCCCACGTCACGTTGAAGTGCAAATTCTTGGTGATATGCATGGCACCCTCATCCATCTGGGTGAACGGGAATGTTCGATTCAGCGGCGATATCAGAAGATCCTGGAAGAAACTCCTTCACCAGCAGTGAATGAGAAACTCCGTGAGGAGATGACCGCCGCAGCGCTCACCGTGGCCAAAGCTGCCGGCTATTACAACGCAGGCACGGTGGAGTTTATCCTTGATGATTCCGGGCATTTTTATTTCCTTGAAGTGAACGCACGGCTACAAGTCGAACACCCAATTACAGAATGGATCACAGGGTTAGACCTCGTCCGTGAACAGATTCGCATTGCCAGCGGCGCGCGGTTGGGTTTCACTCAAAGTGATATTCAACGGCGTGGACATGCATTTGAATGTCGAATTTATGCCGAAGACCCAGCCCACGGCTTTCTCCCCTCTCCAGGCAAAGTGTTACTGTGGCAAGCACCGACCGGTCCTGGCGTGCGCGTTGATGCCGGAGTCGTTTCGCATACCGAGGTGTCTGTTTATTATGACCCGATGATCGCTAAGCTCTCGACTTGGGGTCAGGACCGAGAACAAGCACGTCGTCGCATGGAATCGGCCCTGCGCCAGTGTCTCGTCTTAGGGCCCACAACAAATATCCCATTCCTCCGTGACCTGCTTGCCCATCCGGCCTTCATCGCTGGAGCCACCCATACCGGTTTTCTTCCTGAGCATTTCGCCCAGTGGCAGGCTGAGGCAGCACCACGTCTCAACGTGGCCGCGTTTGCTGCTGCAGTTAGTCACAAACAGTCCACTCCACAAGCTGCACAAAGTGTACAATCTGCTAGTGAAACCCCGTGGCAGCACCTTGGTGGTTGGCGTATTGGCAATTAA
- a CDS encoding homoserine kinase produces the protein MAVYTPLDHRTVANFVTSYGLGTLNKMTGIPAGSVNTHYLLETSKGRIILKIDEVKSVADAERELALFLFLRTRDFPCPQPLVDRQGQYYRLYKGKPLSLYTLLNGKSVPEAQMSKAQLEHIGQLLATLHQVGSDYPKDEENRFSATRILALYQEVKERLPGYLRHLTHMLDDEMLYQQEYQEDRLPKGIIHGDLFADNLLFRKDKVVGVLDFEAACQGKFIYDVATAVNALCYIDGRFEIDRFDTFLSGYQSVRTLTLTEWDAFPNELRFSAFRFTITRLKDFFLRPMEARDRVSKDFREFFDRLQVLRRERPGGMNRLLLAMATGYDYRQYQKPPAARDKPEGRTPIKNRRSGGRQREALTLQVRTQKRVAAAR, from the coding sequence ATGGCAGTGTACACCCCCTTAGATCACCGGACGGTGGCGAATTTCGTCACCTCGTACGGTCTAGGTACCCTCAACAAAATGACCGGCATTCCTGCTGGATCTGTCAATACTCACTATTTGTTAGAAACTTCCAAAGGTCGGATCATTCTCAAAATCGATGAAGTGAAAAGCGTAGCTGATGCTGAACGTGAGCTGGCATTGTTCCTCTTCCTGCGTACTCGTGATTTCCCCTGTCCTCAGCCACTCGTGGATCGTCAGGGACAGTATTATCGCCTGTACAAAGGAAAGCCACTGTCTCTCTATACGCTGTTAAATGGAAAAAGTGTCCCAGAAGCGCAAATGTCAAAGGCTCAACTGGAACATATCGGACAGCTGCTTGCTACTCTTCATCAAGTCGGTTCTGATTATCCGAAAGATGAAGAGAATCGCTTTAGTGCCACCCGGATTCTCGCTCTTTACCAGGAGGTCAAAGAGCGACTGCCTGGGTATCTGCGTCATTTGACACACATGCTTGATGACGAAATGCTCTACCAACAGGAATATCAAGAAGATCGATTACCAAAGGGGATCATCCACGGGGATTTGTTTGCAGATAACCTGCTGTTCCGCAAAGACAAGGTTGTGGGTGTCCTGGACTTTGAGGCGGCTTGTCAGGGGAAATTTATTTATGACGTCGCAACCGCAGTAAATGCGCTCTGCTATATTGATGGACGCTTTGAGATTGACCGTTTTGACACCTTCCTATCAGGCTACCAGAGCGTACGAACGCTCACCCTTACGGAGTGGGATGCCTTCCCCAATGAATTACGCTTCTCCGCTTTTCGTTTTACCATCACGCGCCTCAAAGACTTCTTTCTGCGCCCCATGGAAGCACGAGATCGCGTAAGCAAAGATTTCCGCGAGTTTTTTGATCGACTGCAGGTCTTACGTCGCGAACGTCCCGGTGGTATGAACCGACTTCTCCTGGCCATGGCAACTGGCTATGATTATCGCCAGTACCAAAAACCTCCGGCAGCTCGAGATAAGCCGGAAGGGCGAACACCAATAAAGAATAGGAGAAGCGGAGGAAGACAGCGAGAAGCCTTGACGTTGCAAGTGCGAACACAGAAACGAGTCGCTGCGGCTCGCTAA
- a CDS encoding sulfite oxidase-like oxidoreductase has product MTRNRTTDTAGRVPPGQHLVEKWPVLSYGPTPRFNPAVWDFRLFGLVERPIRLNYQQFRALPQTRLTTDFHCVTTWSRLDNQWEGTLATDVVTLIQLKPEARYVTIHCEGGYTTNLTLGQFLDDDVILAHRHDGQDLEPDHGWPLRLVVPKLYAWKSAKWVRGIEFLAQDKRGFWEVRGYHNRGNPWKEERYSDQEEDEE; this is encoded by the coding sequence ATGACACGAAACCGTACAACAGACACGGCTGGCCGCGTTCCCCCAGGGCAACATTTAGTGGAGAAATGGCCGGTACTGAGCTATGGACCCACGCCACGCTTCAATCCTGCGGTCTGGGATTTTCGCCTTTTTGGTTTAGTCGAGCGCCCAATACGTCTCAATTATCAGCAGTTCCGCGCATTGCCGCAGACTCGGCTGACCACAGACTTTCACTGTGTCACCACCTGGTCCCGTCTCGATAACCAATGGGAAGGGACACTCGCCACAGATGTCGTTACGCTCATTCAACTCAAACCGGAAGCTCGCTATGTGACTATCCATTGCGAAGGTGGTTATACAACGAACCTGACACTTGGGCAGTTTCTTGATGACGACGTGATTCTTGCTCATCGTCATGATGGTCAAGATCTTGAGCCTGATCACGGCTGGCCACTTCGCTTAGTAGTCCCGAAGTTGTATGCCTGGAAAAGCGCTAAGTGGGTAAGAGGAATTGAGTTTTTAGCCCAAGATAAACGTGGCTTCTGGGAAGTACGTGGATATCACAATCGCGGGAATCCGTGGAAAGAAGAACGCTATAGCGATCAAGAAGAAGACGAAGAATAG